In Arcobacter lacus, a single genomic region encodes these proteins:
- a CDS encoding RrF2 family transcriptional regulator: protein MPLISTKGVYGLSAMYELSKHKADTPMQIKDISANANIPQNYLEQLLSKLRRANLVNSIRGARGGYILAKKPDEIKIVDILVALEGDIKVIDSKAESPILNIFFDESKNSMKKIFDIKLSKLDEYQEKYNEVLHYSI from the coding sequence ATGCCTCTAATTTCGACAAAAGGTGTATATGGACTAAGTGCCATGTATGAGTTAAGTAAGCATAAAGCCGATACTCCCATGCAAATCAAGGATATATCAGCTAATGCAAATATTCCTCAAAACTATTTAGAGCAACTTTTAAGTAAACTTAGACGTGCTAATTTGGTGAATAGTATAAGAGGTGCAAGAGGCGGATATATTCTTGCCAAAAAGCCAGATGAAATAAAAATTGTTGATATTTTAGTAGCTTTAGAAGGTGATATAAAAGTTATAGATTCTAAAGCTGAAAGTCCTATTTTAAATATATTTTTTGATGAATCGAAAAATAGTATGAAAAAAATCTTTGATATAAAGTTATCAAAGTTGGATGAATATCAAGAAAAATATAACGAAGTTTTACATTACAGTATTTAG
- a CDS encoding O-acetylhomoserine aminocarboxypropyltransferase/cysteine synthase family protein, with translation MERETIAIHLGYNKKQGNGEMSVPISQTTAYAFRDSEHAANLFALKELGPIYTRLTNPTTDVLEQRYAALEGGAAAICTSSGQAASFYAVANVAEAGDNILISDKLYGGSVTLLTYTLKRFGIKTKVFKSDDASNLEELIDDKTKAIYFESLSNPQIAIPAIEKIVEIAKKHGVITICDNTVATAALFNPIKWGVDVVVHSTSKYTNGQGTAIGGIVVERDGLAEFFKANSKRYYHFTTPDESYHGLVYTDVPLPNFCLRIRLSLLRDIGATQSPLNSWLLIQTLETLELRVDRHSDNALVIAKFLESHPKVKSVSYPGLKNDKYYDKAQKYFKDGKSSGLISFEVSTFEEAKKIIDSVKLFSVVVNIGDSKSLITHPASTTHSQLSEEELAKAGVNPVTVRLSIGLENTADLIADLTQALDK, from the coding sequence ATGGAAAGAGAAACTATTGCTATACATTTAGGTTATAACAAAAAGCAAGGTAATGGTGAGATGTCAGTTCCTATTTCTCAAACAACTGCTTATGCATTTAGAGATAGTGAACATGCGGCAAATCTATTTGCATTAAAAGAACTTGGACCAATTTATACGAGATTAACAAATCCAACAACTGATGTTTTAGAGCAAAGATATGCTGCACTTGAAGGTGGAGCTGCTGCGATTTGTACATCAAGTGGGCAAGCTGCATCTTTTTATGCAGTTGCAAATGTTGCTGAAGCTGGAGATAATATTCTTATTTCAGACAAACTTTATGGTGGTTCAGTTACTTTATTAACTTATACACTTAAAAGATTTGGAATAAAAACAAAAGTATTTAAAAGTGATGATGCTTCAAATTTAGAAGAGTTAATTGATGATAAAACAAAAGCTATCTACTTTGAATCATTATCAAATCCACAAATTGCAATTCCTGCTATTGAAAAAATCGTAGAAATTGCTAAAAAACATGGTGTAATCACTATTTGTGATAATACTGTTGCAACAGCAGCTTTATTTAACCCAATCAAATGGGGAGTTGATGTTGTAGTTCACTCAACTTCAAAATATACAAATGGTCAAGGTACAGCTATTGGTGGAATTGTAGTTGAAAGAGATGGTTTAGCTGAATTTTTCAAAGCAAATTCAAAAAGATATTATCATTTTACAACACCTGATGAGTCATACCATGGATTAGTTTATACAGATGTTCCTCTTCCAAACTTTTGTTTGAGAATTAGATTATCACTTTTAAGAGATATAGGAGCAACTCAATCACCACTTAACTCTTGGTTACTAATTCAAACATTAGAAACTTTAGAGTTAAGAGTTGATAGACACTCTGATAATGCTTTAGTAATTGCAAAATTCTTAGAGTCTCATCCTAAAGTAAAAAGTGTAAGTTATCCAGGATTGAAAAATGACAAATATTATGACAAAGCTCAAAAATATTTTAAAGATGGTAAATCATCAGGATTAATTTCATTTGAAGTTAGCACTTTTGAAGAAGCTAAAAAGATTATTGATAGTGTTAAACTATTCAGTGTAGTTGTAAATATCGGAGATAGTAAATCATTAATTACGCATCCAGCATCAACAACTCACTCTCAATTAAGTGAAGAAGAGTTAGCAAAAGCTGGAGTAAATCCAGTAACAGTAAGACTTTCTATTGGTTTAGAAAATACAGCTGATTTAATTGCTGATTTAACACAAGCTTTGGATAAGTAG
- a CDS encoding cupin domain-containing protein, translated as MIEKYNIFDEILIDKNEEIFFEIFKNEKIKIEKIVSNGQKSPENFWYEQENSEYILLLEGFAILQFEDFEVELKKGDCLNIKAFQKHRVKFTSLDEPTIWFTVFY; from the coding sequence TTGATAGAAAAATATAATATATTTGATGAAATTCTTATTGATAAAAATGAAGAAATTTTTTTTGAAATTTTTAAAAATGAGAAGATAAAAATAGAAAAAATTGTTTCAAATGGACAAAAATCACCAGAGAATTTTTGGTATGAACAAGAAAATAGTGAATATATTTTACTTCTTGAAGGTTTTGCAATTCTACAATTTGAAGATTTTGAAGTTGAACTTAAAAAAGGTGATTGCCTAAATATAAAGGCTTTTCAAAAGCATAGAGTAAAATTTACAAGTTTGGATGAACCAACTATTTGGTTTACAGTTTTTTATTAA
- a CDS encoding BaiN/RdsA family NAD(P)/FAD-dependent oxidoreductase encodes MKIAIIGCGAAGIMAAITAKRLNKDLQIDMFDANKGIGKKILASGNGRCNISNSKITSKNFIGENPDFVNFALKEFDFKAFEKFCKSIGLFLDVKESGKVYPLSNEAKSVTNLLELALNELGVNIYLESFVKDIEKVEDKFNIKLDEKEYKGYDKVLISNGLGAAPQLNANESGLDFASKFGHSTNPTYPSLVGLQTDNNYNGKLQGVKKECLVSLFVNNNLEQEIFGDVLFTSYGVSGFAILDISQLAVLNLSSYQDVKIAINFFPKLPKNDLADQIQSLLKTVPNQRVVDILTGMVSNKIAPVILDICKISLDTKAHDLNAKQIKAIAYQLNQWKMKVVDTQGFAHAEASGGGVRTIEVDNKTYESKLVSGLYFAGEVLDIVGNRGGFNLHFAWASGYLVGKSISK; translated from the coding sequence TTGAAAATAGCAATTATTGGTTGTGGAGCAGCTGGAATTATGGCTGCAATTACAGCTAAAAGATTAAATAAAGATTTACAAATAGATATGTTTGATGCAAATAAAGGTATTGGAAAAAAGATTTTAGCTAGCGGAAATGGAAGATGCAATATCTCAAATAGCAAGATAACTTCAAAAAATTTTATAGGTGAAAATCCTGATTTTGTAAATTTTGCTTTAAAAGAGTTTGATTTTAAAGCATTTGAAAAATTTTGTAAAAGTATTGGACTTTTTCTCGATGTTAAAGAGAGTGGAAAAGTTTATCCACTTTCAAATGAAGCAAAATCTGTAACAAATCTTTTGGAGTTGGCTTTAAATGAGTTAGGAGTAAATATTTATTTAGAGAGTTTTGTAAAAGATATTGAAAAAGTTGAAGATAAATTTAATATCAAACTTGATGAAAAAGAATACAAAGGTTATGACAAAGTTCTAATCTCAAATGGTTTAGGTGCAGCTCCCCAACTAAATGCAAACGAGAGTGGTTTGGATTTTGCTTCAAAATTTGGACACTCAACTAATCCAACTTATCCATCACTTGTTGGACTTCAAACTGATAATAACTACAATGGAAAACTTCAAGGAGTTAAGAAAGAGTGTTTGGTAAGTTTGTTTGTAAATAACAATTTAGAGCAAGAGATATTTGGAGATGTACTTTTTACAAGTTATGGAGTTTCAGGTTTTGCAATACTTGATATCTCACAACTTGCAGTTTTAAATCTAAGCTCGTATCAAGATGTGAAAATAGCTATCAATTTCTTTCCAAAACTTCCTAAAAATGACTTAGCCGACCAAATACAAAGTTTACTAAAAACTGTGCCAAATCAAAGGGTTGTAGATATCTTAACGGGAATGGTTTCAAATAAAATAGCTCCAGTAATACTAGATATTTGTAAAATCAGTCTTGATACAAAAGCCCATGATTTAAATGCAAAACAGATAAAAGCAATAGCTTATCAACTAAATCAATGGAAGATGAAAGTTGTAGATACTCAAGGTTTTGCACACGCAGAAGCAAGTGGCGGAGGAGTTAGAACTATCGAGGTTGATAATAAAACTTATGAGAGTAAGTTAGTAAGTGGTTTATATTTTGCTGGTGAGGTTTTAGATATTGTTGGAAATAGGGGAGGGTTTAATCTTCATTTTGCGTGGGCAAGTGGTTATTTGGTTGGAAAATCAATTTCAAAATAA